The proteins below come from a single Yamadazyma tenuis chromosome 5, complete sequence genomic window:
- the TFB1 gene encoding RNA polymerase II transcription factor B subunit 1 (COG:K,L; EggNog:ENOG503NXQD; BUSCO:EOG0926315C) produces the protein MSTVSGACIVNKVSGMCYIREEVTPSILEWKAIEQATTVVIPLKNLVKLQASKETNPKMILKVFYKTPEDETEQDIRLTFINRPTMNIIKEALQTVVSRQRTVVNENAPDDRSTGTTGTPVPRSATPSSGANAGDLNISAEGSLSDQSLLKNHQLQQKLLLEDKNLRNLFTQSVINFKLSPTMFWSTRLSLLRTYALTVSQHRGRYNVLSTIKPVATSDNQVNVNVTRTIINEIFETYPIVQKAFNELVPNKFQEGEFWSRFFNSKLFRRLRGDKINNSTDRGDLILDKYLFVDENYSVNKDSEAAESQEKAKSGKVPKGVDDPAINMFIDLRSNEMDNSVKMGNAPDFTMKFENDKSNEMIILMQNMNKLSSKVINQVADDKREEPTTEEYEQELNLHDLNESTNLKYIDLKINSSIADTSSYKENVDVHSLNEYFQRQTVQPSIKGINLIDNYSSKDIDDSYDEINKLIRTNRRTFSLVNKYGNHNDVSLLSNELVEGLLNMNLTMNEFLSHFWKIFLNENNPGNLKKLFTSLKECKKKFLELDQQAIEQITQKVMAEKKDKVIDDLKFMMSPIFNALDKALGEYVKAVREVNENGKRPFDQTEA, from the coding sequence ATGTCTACCGTCTCGGGAGCATGTATTGTTAATAAGGTTAGTGGGATGTGTTACATCCGTGAGGAGGTGACACCATCAATCCTTGAATGGAAGGCTATAGAGCAAGCTACAACGGTGGTGATTcccttgaaaaatttggtgaagttgcAAGCTTCTAAAGAGACGAATCCTaagatgatcttgaaggttttCTACAAAACTCCAGAAGATGAAACTGAACAGGATATTCGGTTGACATTCATTAATCGTCCCACCATGAACATTATAAAGGAGGCGCTACAGACAGTTGTATCGAGACAGAGAACTGTGGTTAATGAAAATGCGCCTGATGATAGAAGTACAGGAACAACTGGGACGCCGGTACCGCGTTCAGCTACTCCGTCTAGTGGTGCTAATGCAGGTGACTTGAATATATCTGCTGAAGGCTCATTGTCGGATCAAAGTTTACTTAAAAACCATCAACTACAACAGAAATTATTGCTTGAagacaagaacttgagaaATCTTTTCACCCAGTCAGTGATTAACTTTAAGCTCTCCCCCACCATGTTCTGGTCTACTCGACTCAGCTTACTCCGTACATATGCATTGACTGTTTCCCAGCACAGAGGTCGTTATAATGTGCTATCGACCATCAAGCCAGTTGCAACATCTGATAACCAAGTTAATGTCAATGTGACCAGAACTATAATCAACGAAATTTTTGAAACATATCCTATTGTGCAAAAAGCTTTTAATGAGCTAGTACCTAACAAGTTCCAAGAGGGCGAATTTTGGTCCCGatttttcaattccaagttgtttAGAAGATTGAGAGGTGACAAGATCAATAATAGTACAGATAGGGGTGACCTTATATTGGATAAATACttgtttgttgatgaaaattaCCTGGTGAACAAAGATAGTGAAGCTGCTGAATCTCAAGAGAAAGCCAAATCTGGTAAGGTTCCAAAAGGTGTCGATGATCCAGCCATTAATATGTTCATTGACCTTAGAAGTAATGAGATGGACAACTCGGTGAAGATGGGAAATGCTCCAGACTTCACTATGAAGTTTGAAAACGATAAGTCCAATGAAATGATTATATTGATGCAAAACATGAATAAATTGAGCTCCAAGGTGATTAACCAAGTTGCTGATGATAAGCGGGAAGAGCCTACAACTGAAGAATATGAACAAGAGTTGAATTTGCATGATTTGAACGAgtccaccaatttgaagtATATCGATTTGAAAATAAACTCCTCAATTGCTGATACAAGCTCCTACAAAGAAAATGTGGATGTTCATCTGCTCAATGAGTATTTTCAGAGACAAACTGTACAGCCTTCAATTAAAGGAATAAATTTAATTGACAACTATAGTTCCAAAGACATTGATGACTCTTACGATGAGATCAATAAATTGATAAGGACCAATCGTCGGACATTCCTGTTGGTCAATAAATATGGTAACCACAATGATGTCTCATTATTATCAaatgaacttgttgaagggCTTCTCAATATGAATTTGACAATGAATGAGTTTCTCTCCcatttttggaaaattttCCTTAATGAAAACAACCCAGGAAATCTTAAGAAGTTATTCACTAGCTTGAAAGAGTGTaaaaagaagtttcttgAATTGGACCAACAAGCTATCGAACAGATTACTCAAAAGGTTATGGCCgagaagaaagacaagGTCATCGACGATTTGAAGTTTATGATGAGTCCAATATTCAATGCATTGGACAAGGCATTGGGAGAGTATGTTAAAGCCGTAAGAGAAGTCAATGAAAATGGTAAAAGAccatttgatcaaaccGAAGCATAA
- a CDS encoding uncharacterized protein (COG:S; BUSCO:EOG09265LIB; EggNog:ENOG503P40R), with translation MLRLGIQKAQTSGIQTFSRCTKTVLYRFTRSNTTSATANAYPNANTVTTSPKTRKVTVDRELPDPLKDRYKNMKYAIVYGIGVTISCVVIFNYEKTTSPIINSIFYSLRRNPSVLEQLGENVNYKTSWPWIYGELNTVRGEIDINFAVKGEKNDGILYFKASRPRKADPFTVHHWYLKSGDKQIDLKVFDTLDM, from the coding sequence ATGTTAAGACTTGGGATTCAAAAGGCCCAAACATCGGGTATTCAgacattttcaagatgCACCAAAACTGTGTTGTATCGTTTCACCAGGTCAAACACCACTTCTGCCACTGCTAACGCTTACCCCAATGCTAACACGGTGACcacttctccaaaaacaagaaaagtCACGGTCGATAGAGAACTTCCTGACCCGCTTAAGGACCGCTACAAGAACATGAAGTACGCGATCGTTTATGGGATCGGAGTGACGATTTCATGCGTAGTGATATTCAACTATGAGAAAACCACGTCgcccatcatcaactcaaTTTTCTATTCTTTAAGAAGAAACCCGCTGGTTCTTGAACAGTTGGGAGAAAACGTCAACTATAAGACCAGCTGGCCATGGATATACGGGGAGTTGAACACTGTTAGAGGGGAAATCGACATCAACTTTGCTGTCAAAGGAGAAAAGAACGATGGTATATTGTATTTCAAAGCTAGTCGTCCCAGAAAGGCGGATCCATTTACTGTCCATCACTGGTACTTGAAGTCAGGTGATAAGCAGATCGACTTGAAGGTATTCGATACCCTTGACATGTAA
- the SKG1 gene encoding suppressor of lethality of KEX2 GAS1 double null mutant protein 1 (EggNog:ENOG503P3HP; COG:S), translating to MANSNSLAVGLAVGIPSFLILSLVLLLWIRNRRRQKVEDLNEQSIDLELQDNQSFNEFHEELHKPSQYPSVANGNQKTGEEVKVSDTSLNNFTNSGPPSDDMSGSSNGQKTGTTPTFSGSDHLDAVEEKFLDLGSGFPGHSKSNSAYDFYESFIPILPEDNVGSAPQHTNISPPTPKFKNVLHRSNDSMDKIIPNTNSSTSSIDRASYNLAKQLNNQNFFEKLPSRAGTIRPPTYPSNLNSNSHSNSSSDLVNKLIIHDGINDSYVYNGHKHVAGNNGENSADQSDGKPKKNGLSTILGDNFDNSFNNDNENELTGDVVFK from the coding sequence ATGGCAAATTCTAATAGTCTCGCTGTTGGGTTGGCCGTGGGAATCCCGTCGTTTTTGATCTTGCTGTTGGTTCTACTTCTATGGATCAGAAATCGGAGAAGACAAAAGGTCGAAGATTTGAATGAGCAATCGATAGATTTAGAGCTTCAAGACAATCAGAGTTTTAATGAATTCCACGAAGAGTTGCACAAACCTAGTCAATACCCTTCCGTTGCAAATGGTAATCAGAAAACGGGCGAAGAAGTCAAAGTGAGCGACACCTCGTTGAATAACTTTACAAACTCCGGACCTCCTTCCGATGATATGTCGGGAAGTTCAAACGGCCAAAAAACAGGGACTACCCCAACATTTTCGGGTAGTGATCATTTGGATGCAGTTGAGGAAAAGTTCCTTGACTTGGGAAGTGGCTTCCCTGGGCACAGCAAATCCAACTCGGCGTATGATTTTTACGAATCTTTTATTCCTATACTTCCAGAAGATAACGTTGGATCTGCCCCTCAACATACCAATATCTCTCCACCAACacccaagttcaagaatgtATTACACAGGTCCAACGACTCAATGGATAAAATCATACCAAATACCAATTCGAGCACTTCGAGTATTGATAGAGCTTCGtacaacttggccaagcaGTTAAATAACCAAAACTTCTTTGAGAAGTTGCCATCTAGAGCTGGTACCATTAGACCCCCTACTTACCcatccaacttgaattcAAATTCCCATTCTAACTCTAGTCTggatttggtcaataaGCTCATTATTCATGATGGCATAAATGACAGCTACGTTTACAATGGTCACAAGCATGTTGCTGGCAACAATGGTGAGAATAGTGCTGACCAGTCTGATGGCAAGCCTAAGAAGAACGGATTATCTACGATTCTAGGCGACAACTTTGACAACAGCTTCAATAATGATAACGAAAATGAGTTGACTGGTGATGTGGtgttcaagtag
- the OMA1 gene encoding metalloendopeptidase (COG:O; MEROPS:MER0026545; EggNog:ENOG503NX2W): MKWIFGFRGVKSPVRSFLATRNCIRTFSQSPRSHATYKRFENSQSYDFSRLVSSKPLLYTVLGLGAFYVYNQDEAPFTNRRRFLWVPYWMEKRVGDMSYRQILLQYKKQIVPHSDPIYAKVSGIVNRLLEAAFENSRDPKQIEHLKSLKWEIHVIQVNPKETPPNAFILPNGKIFIFSSILPICHDTNGIATVLSHELSHQLAHHSMEQLSKQPVYMALSTLLYMATGVSGFNDLLIAGLLTMPASREMESEADRIGCELMARSCFDIYQIPRFWERMHAFEEQQSGQARTSMLNEFFSTHPNTNKRIHDIQSWMPQLESISESSNCHQYGQFNQLRSFF, from the coding sequence ATGAAGTGGATCTTTGGGTTCAGAGGTGTTAAATCACCTGTTAGGTCGTTTCTAGCAACAAGGAACTGCATAAGGACCTTTTCCCAATCTCCACGATCACATGCTACTTACAAGCGCTTTGAAAACTCCCAATCTTATGACTTTTCCAGGTTAGTTTCTTCCAAACCGCTCTTGTACACGGTTTTAGGATTAGGAGCATTTTATGTTTATAACCAGGACGAGGCTCCATTTacaaacagaagaagatttttATGGGTTCCTTATTGGATGGAAAAACGGGTTGGTGACATGAGTTATCGGCAGATTCTACTTCAGTATAAGAAACAAATTGTGCCTCATAGCGATCCCATCTATGCCAAAGTATCTGGTATTGTTAATagacttcttgaagcaGCATTTGAGAACCTGAGAGACCCTAAGCAGATAGAACacttgaagagtttgaaatGGGAGATCCATGTAATTCAAGTCAATCCCAAGGAAACACCTCCCAATGCATTTATTCTACCCAATGGCAAAATATTTATCTTCTCATCCATATTGCCTATTTGCCACGATACAAACGGAATTGCCACCGTATTATCACATGAGTTGTCCCACCAGTTGGCACACCACTCTATGGAGCAGCTCAGTAAACAACCTGTTTATATGGCATTATCTACCCTTCTCTATATGGCTACAGGAGTCTCGGGATTCAATGACTTACTTATTGCTGGGCTTCTCACGATGCCAGCCTCCCGAGAGATGGAGAGTGAAGCTGATAGAATTGGCTGTGAGTTGATGGCCCGTTCGTGCTTTGATATATATCAGATTCCACGGTTCTGGGAGAGAATGCATGCATTTGAAGAGCAACAACTGGGCCAGGCTCGGACTCTGATGTTGAATGAGTTCTTCTCTACCCACCCTaacaccaacaaaagaATCCATGACATACAATCTTGGATGCCACAACTCGAGAGTATAAGCGAGAGCTCAAATTGTCACCAGTATGGTCAATTTAATCAGTTGAGAAGCTTCTTCTAA
- a CDS encoding uncharacterized protein (EggNog:ENOG503PVG3) — MALRFLSNPPRKSFVSSKTPFSYWWFEKVSVNIKYGFGLLASAIAVANVHPNILVTVGPPVGMASYWIYGRLVEKQYQLESKVILPLTYDELMNGKNTIEINQYDEADVENVLNGIENQFDSFREQVLKLVDKHIKDSVQQDDKLLLDTNGQINYKFGSIENFIVSKAKVQFDELKEPLEFIKFAMPIKIQGVRKGVVEVYLLKLPEPEETPDKPKVVDSYKMRLAITPYPAGPTRVL; from the coding sequence ATGGCATTAAGGTTCTTGTCTAACCCTCCTAGAAAGTCCTTTGTGTCTAGTAAAACCCCTTTTTCATATTGGTGGTTCGAGAAAGTGTCTGTGAACATCAAATACGGATTTGGTTTATTGGCATCAGCCATAGCAGTAGCCAATGTTCATCCCAACATTCTAGTAACAGTGGGTCCACCGGTGGGTATGGCTAGCTACTGGATATACGGCCGACTTGTAGAGAAGCAATATCAACTAGAATCTAAGGTGATTTTGCCGTTGACCTACGATGAGTTGATGAACGGAAAAAATaccattgaaatcaatCAGTACGATGAGGCAGATGTGGAAAATGTCTTGAATGGTATAGAGAACCAGTTTGACAGTTTCAGAGAACAGGTGCTCAAGCTTGTAGACAAACATATCAAAGATTCAGTTCAGCAAGATGACAAGCTCCTCTTGGATACCAATGGGCAAATCAACTACAAGTTCGGGTCTATCGAAAACTTCATAGTACTGAAGGCCAAAGTACAATTCgacgagttgaaagaacCTCTAGAGTTTATCAAATTTGCTATGCCTATCAAGATTCAAGGTGTGCGCAaaggagttgttgaagtataTTTATTGAAGTTACCAGAGCCAGAAGAGACTCCAGATAAACCTAAGGTGGTGGATAGTTACAAGATGCGGTTGGCAATAACACCATATCCTGCAGGGCCCACCAGAGTCTTGTAA
- a CDS encoding uncharacterized protein (COG:A; BUSCO:EOG092657UN; EggNog:ENOG503NVZ2) encodes MARTSDIGTAKYQSKKLKAAGLSKLKFYCQVCEKQCRDANGFKNHLSSPSHKYKIESLSTTTITNYSRSLEDNFIKLLKTSHGTKPVNANKFYQEYILSDRDHIHLNSTKWNNLTQFLKHLGTTGKVKVDNENEEEFNLTIRLVDSADNSNVKSTDSKPDDERTRQKFIEAQIQLGKLQDEKLKSDASITTKPVVVPGKLIPIKLKRVVKAKKTSAFGDDEA; translated from the coding sequence ATGGCACGAACATCTGATATAGGAACCGCAAAGTACCAGTCCAAGAAGCTTAAGGCCGCTGGTCTTCTGAAGCTCAAGTTTTACTGCCAAGTATGCGAGAAGCAATGTCGAGACGCTAACGGGTTCAAAAATCATCTCAGTTCCCCTTCACACAAATACAAAATAGAGCTGCTATCTACAACTACGATTACAAACTACTCCAGGAGTCTTGAAGATAACTTCATTAAGCTTCTTAAAACTAGCCATGGTACCAAACCGGTCAATGCCAACAAGTTTTACCAGGAGTACATTTTGAGTGATAGAGACCATATTCACTTGAACTCCACTAAATGGAACAATTTGACCCAATTTTTGAAACATTTGGGAACTACGGGGAAGGTGAAAGTGGACAATGAGAATGAGGAggagttcaacttgactaTACGATTGGTAGATCTGGCCGATAACTCTAATGTGAAAAGTACGGATTCCAAACCTGATGACGAAAGAACCCGGCAGAAATTCATTGAAGCgcaaattcaacttgggAAACTCCAAGATGAGAAGTTAAAATCAGATGCATCTATCACAACAAAGCCTGTGGTTGTTCCCGGAAAACTCATACCAATAAAGTTAAAGAGAGTGGTCAAGGCCAAAAAGACAAGTGCTTTTGGAGACGACGAAGCTTAA
- a CDS encoding uncharacterized protein (EggNog:ENOG503P46E; COG:S): MSSLSEPGFEGTELLDFMKSVLDDDEKLRAKSIKQAKANVILTLKNKDKETKSWFFEFKNTGEVRKIDGTPPKADVALFMADKDFLKLVNNEANPQKLYMSGKLKIKGNLMKAVSLEKILRAADPRSKL; the protein is encoded by the coding sequence ATGTCAAGCCTTAGTGAACCAGGATTCGAAGGAACCGAATTGCTCGACTTTATGAAGAGCgttttggatgatgatgaaaaattgagAGCTAAATCCATCAAACAAGCCAAGGCAAACGTTATCTTAACGTTGAAGAATAAGGACAAAGAGACCAAATCATGGTTTTTTGAGTTTAAAAACACTGGAGAAGTAAGAAAGATAGATGGAACTCCCCCAAAGGCCGATGTGGCTTTGTTCATGGCCGACAAGGATTTCCTCAAGCTTGTTAACAACGAAGCCAATCCTCAGAAGTTGTACATGAGTGGaaagttgaaaatcaaAGGTAATTTGATGAAAGCGGTTTCACTTGAGAAGATCTTGAGGGCTGCTGACCCAAGATCGAAGTTGTGA